The Candidatus Aminicenantes bacterium nucleotide sequence TCGAGCGCCGCCAGGTCGTTGGCGTCGGCGACCGCTTGCACGTGCCAGCCGTAGGCCTTGAAGCGGGCCGCCACGTCTTCGCTGAAGGCCAGGCTCGTTTTTCCCTCGATGGTGATATGGTTGTTGTCGTAGAGCCAGATCAGGTTGTCCAGGCCGAGATGACCGGCCAGCGAGGCGGCCTCGGCGCTGATCCCCTCCATCAGGCAGCCGTCCCCGGCCAGGGCGATGATGTCGTAGTCGATCAGCTCGTAGCCCGGCCGGTTGAAATAATTCGCCAGCCATTTTTCGGCAATGGCAAAGCCGACACTGGCTGCCGCGCCTTGCCCCAGGGGACCGGTGGTGGTTTCGACGCCGGGGGTCAGCCCGTGCTCCGGATGGCCGGGGCAGCGGCTGTTGAGTTGGCGGAACTTCTTGATGTCTTCCACAGTGAGGTCGTAGCCGGTGATGTGCAGCACACCGTAGAGGAGCATGGAGGCGTGGCCGGCCGAGAGGATGAAGCGGTCGCGGTTGGGCCAGTCGGGGTTGGCGGGATTGAATTTCATGAACCGGTTATAGATGGTGAAAGCCGCCGGGGCGAGGGCCATCGCGGCTCCGGGGTGGCCCGAGTTGGCTTCCTGCACCGCGTCCATGGCCAGTGTTCTGATCGTATCGATGCAAAGCTGTTCCACGGGGGGATTGGTTTTAATCATGAGGCCATTTTAGAGGAATAAACAGGCAGGTGTCAAGCCGCCGCACGGACCATCCGCTGGACTTTATCCCCCCGGCCCCCCCTAAAGGGGCAGACAAACCATATTCGCCTAAGCAGGCGAATGGTTTGTGCTGCAACGGGTCCACCCCCCTTAGCAAGGGGGGATGAAGGGGGGATCGTTGCAGCAGGAACAAACGAAAGATATACACCTTTTTGATTGCATTTATTTGTTTTTAAAGCTATTATTTCCAGGAATCAACCATGAACTGGAAATGCTGGAAAAATGAAACTGTCGGCGTGATCAAGCGCGTCGAAGCGGTCGACCTTTTCAGGTTTTTGGTCCTTTTCTTTATGATCCAGGGTCATTTGTTCCGTGCCTACCTGCTCCCGGCGATCCGTCAGGCCCATTGGTACCTGGTCCACGAAACCCTGCATGGCATGGTCGCCCCGGGATTTTTATTTGTTTCCGGATTCGCCGCTTTCCTCTCCTTCCACAACAAGCGCCAGAACTACATCCACCTGGACCGGGCCTTTTTCAAGCGTTTGCGGCGGATCATGTTCGTCATCGCCATCGGCTACTGGATACATCTTCCGTTTTTCTCGCTGCGCAAGACTCTGTGGCAGATCTCCCAGGGCCAGGCCGGCGAATTTTTAAAAACCGATATCCTGCAGTGCATCGGCGTCGGCCTGCTGCTGTTCACTATTATAGCCGTCATCCTGAAAAATGAAAAAATAGTGGTCCTGTTCTCGCTCCTGGCCGGGGTGCTGTTCTTTTTACTGCCGGAAACGGTGAAGCACATCCACCTGCACCCGGCCGTCGATCCGTATTTCAACACCGACATCTCGCTTTTCCCCATTTTCCCCTGGGCCGGGTTCCTGTTTCTCGGCGTCATCGTGGCCTACGTCTATTCGCTGCTGAAAAAGGAGATCTTCTTCAGGTTGCTCCTGGTGGTCGGCGTAGCTATTTTCCCCTGGTTCTTTCTCCATTCCGCCCAGGGTTATTTCAAGGCCGAGCTCACCCTGGGCGGCAATCTGAACAAAGCCGGGGGAGTCTTCATCGTCTTATGGTTCGCCGACCTGCTGCTGCGCAAATTCAAAGGACCGTTACTGTCGGTGTTGATCAAGGCGGGCACCGAGTCGCTCTTCGTGTATGTATTGCACCTGTTCATCATCTTCAATTCCATTTTCGGCTTCGGGCTAAATCGCTATTTCCACGACTCGATGAACGTGGGACAGGCATTGCTCTTTTTCTTTATCCTGCAAGCGCTGGTATTCGCCCTGTCCTATTTCTACAACTGGCTGAAGGAAAAGCACCCGCCAGCCTGGAGGGTCGTCTTTTACGGTTTCTGGATCGTGTTCATCCTGGTTTTTGTCGTCAGACCCAATTGAACACAGTGGCCCGGCCGCCGGAAATAGAAAAAAGTGTGGTTTTAAGGTATAATGCCACCCGTCCTTTCAGGGCGAACCAAAGATGAAGCGCAAAGAAATCGTATTGATCAAGGAGACGCGGCAGAACGAAGTCGTCAAAAAGATCATGGAGGCCATTGCGCCGTTTTTAAGCATTCGCTCCAGCAACCGGGTGGCCATCAAGATCAACCTCTCCGGCGCCAAGGAAATCTACGCCAACACCCATTACGAGACGGTCGACTCGATGATCCGCTATCTGCGCGACAAGTATGGCATCGCGCAGATCACGGTGATCGAGGGCTCGGACGGGGCTTTTTTTTCAGGTAAAACCACATGGGACATTTTTTACAAATTCAAATACAAGGAGATCGAGATGCAGGGCGCGCAGCTCTGCAACCTCGACGACCTGGCGCACGACCAGGTGCTCAACGTGGAGACCATCAGCGGCCCCCAGCAGGTTTATTTTTGCCGCTTCCCCGCCGATTACCTGATCTCGATCGTCCCGCCCAAGACGCACAACATTTTCCCGGTTTCGCTCTCGGTTCCCAACCTGATCGGTTTCGTGAAACAGGAGCAGCGGGTGCTGATGTTCGGCGCTTCCAACCAGGAGATGAAGCGCATCAATTTCATTCACAGCGAGAAGTATTTCCAGCTGCTGCAGCTGGCCAACCGCAACTTCGTGGCACTGCTGAAGCAGATCCAGCCTTCATTGGTCGTCATCGACGGCCTGTACGGCATGGAGGGCAAGGGCCCGATCAAGGGCAGCCCGGTATTTCACGGTTTTGCCATCGCCAGCGAGGATGCGGTCATGGCCGACGCCCTGGCCACGCACGTGATGGGGTTCAGCGGCGACGACGTTCCCTACCTGGCCCTGGCCAACAGCGAGGGCCTGGGCAACAACCACTGGCAGAACGTCATCGGCGTCGACCCGCAAACGGTCAAATTCCCGTACCGCCCGCACCCGCTGTTCCAGCGCCAGCGCAAATGGCGGGAAGCGAGGAGCCGCAACGAGGGCGCGGCCGGAAAGTCCCCCGCGGGGACGGTTGTAGACAACCAGCCCCCCAAGGGGACGGTCGTAGACGCCCAGCCCGCGGAAAACAGACCGGAAGACCATGAAGAAAACCATTCGCCACAAAATTAAAGCGCTCAAGGAAGGCCGTCTGTCCGAAGCCGATTTCCTGCGTTGGTTGGAAAACCTCCCCTTCAGCAACGACATTCATCTTAAGCTCGATTTTCACCGCAAGCTGCGGCGCGGGATCCCCGAGGTCATCTTCGGCCAGGGAAAGAACGAGGCCCAGCTGCGCTCGATCATCGCCAAGTTCAGGGAGATGGGCGAGAACATCCTGATCACCCGCATTGATGGCGAACGCTACCGAAAACTGCGCAAGAAATGCCCGGGCCTGCACTACCACGCCGCGGCCCGGATCGTGACCTTCAGCGCCAAGCCGGAAATCGTCAACCGCGGGAAAATACTGGTCCTGTCGGCCGGCGCCAGCGACGAGGCTGTCGCCGAGGAGGCCTATGTCTCCTCGCGCTTTCTCGGCAATGGCACCGATAAGGAATACGATGTGGGCGTCGCCTGCCTGCCGCGCGTCCTGCAGATGCGGGAAAAATTCAATGATTACGCCGTGATCATCGTGGTGGCCGGCATGGAAGGGGCGCTGCCGTCGGTCGTGGCCGGGCTGACCTCGACGCCGATCATCGCCGTCCCAACCTCGGTGGGATACGGCAGCAGCTTCAACGGCGTCGCCGCGTTGCTCTCGATGCTCAACTCCTGCGCCGGCGGGATTGCGGTGGTCAACATCGACAACGGCTTCGGCGCCGCCTACCAGGCCACCCTGATCAACCAGAAAATTTCCTGATCGTCTCGATAAAGGTGTTTATCTTGCCCAGGTGGGTCCCCTGCCAGTAGATCTTCCGGCAATGGCAACAGCGCTGGAAGCGCTCCTGGGTGCGGAAGACGTAGGGCGGAACCAACTCCTTGACCCGTTCCTTTTCGATGGCGGCCAGCTCGCCGTTGCAGAGCAAGCAGCGCGGCGGCAGCGCCGCGGGTTCCAGGTGGAAAGCGGCGACGATCTCCAGCAGCTGCTCGCGCGGATGGACCGCTTCAACCAGGCGGCTGGAGCCGCCGGGCATGGCGTCATGCAAGGCCACATCCTTGGTCAGCAGGATGCGCGCTTCTTCGAGGCATATTTTTTTCAGCTCCGCGTCTTCGGCGCGGTTGTCGTAAAAGGCGTCGACGCCCAGCATGCGCAGCCACTTGGCCGTTTTGCCGAGCATGACGTCGCAGGCGAAGCGGGTGGGAGTGGGCATGGAGCTAGAAGGACCTGGAAACTCGGCGTACGGCATACGGTTGACGGTGTACGGCAACCGCAACCAATCGAAGCTCCATGATGATTGCCGTTTTCCTCACCGTACGCCGTATGCTGTCTACCGTAAACCGAGCCCGGTTTGTTCAATATTCCTTATCGGATGACGCCCGCACGGCGCGGTTGTGAGCCCAGCTCCGGATCTTCTTGATCTGCTCTTCCATGGTCGTGGCCATGGGCACGGAATTGCCGAAGATGACGAACAGGTCATCCTCGATCAACTTGCGGTTTTCATTGAACGCCTCGTACATGCCCGAGATGATCACCTGCTCGATTTCCGACCCGGACCAGTTCTTGGTGATCTGCGCCAGCTGGGGGATGTTGAATTTTTTCAAATCGTTGTCGCGCTTGCTCAGGTGGATGGTGAAGATCTCCTCCCGTTCCTTGCGCGTGGGCAGGTCGATGAAGAAAATCTGGTCGAAGCGGCCCCGGCGCAGCAGCTCCGGCGGCAGCAGATCGATGCGGTTGGCCGTGGCGGCGATGAAAATTTCCGAGGTATGCTCCTGCATCCAGGTCAGGAAATAGCCCAGGATGCGCGAGGAGGCGCTGTCCGTGTGCTTGTCGCTGATGCCGCTTTCGATCTCGTCGATCCAGAGCACCGCCGGCGCCACCGAGTCCATGGTCTTCAGGGCGCGGGCGAACACTTCCTCGGCCGGGCCGGCGATCCCGGAGTAGACCAGGTTCATGTCCAGGCGGAACAGGGGCAGGTTCCAGAGGGTGGCGATGATCTTGGAGGCCAGGCTCTTGCCGCAGCCGGTGATGCCCATGGTCAGGACCCCCTTGGGCTTGTCCAGCCCGAATTCACGGGCTTCCTTGCTAAAAGCTTTTTTTCTTTTCTGCAGCCAGTCCTTCAATTTGTCCAGGCCGCCCATGTCATCGAGGGTCAGGACATGGGTGAAGAATTCCAGGACGTTCTCCTTGAGGATCAGTTGTTTCTTTTCCTGGTGGATCTTGTCGATCAGGCCGATGTGGATGCGCGCTTGCCCCTGGAACGCCTTCATGTATGCCTTATAGGCTTCATCCAGGGTCAGGCCCTGGACGGCGACCGCGAAACTCCTTTTCTCCTCGGCGCTGAGCTGGATCTGCACCCCGGCTTTTTCCAGCGATTCCATGAATTTCAGGCAAAGGCCTTCCAGTTCTTCAAAGTCGGGCATTTCGAAAGTGAAGATATCGATCTCTTTTTTCAGCATCGCCGGCAAAAAATCGTCGGCCGACAGCAGAAAAAGGAATTTCTTGTTGTTCTTAAACTGCAGGTAGCATTCACGGATCTTGCGCACCAGCTCCGGCGCGTTGCGCAGCAGCGTGTTCAGGTCCTTGAACACGAAAAATGCCGGCTCGGCGGTCTTGAGGGCGGCGTCAAGGGCCGTGGCGGCATCCCGGCTGTTGGCGACCTTGACCTCGCTGCCGCTGAGCCCGTTGTGGGAGTCCCAGAAAAAGATGTTCTGGCTTTTGAGCACCTGCTGGCAGAGCTTTTTCAGGAAACTTTCCACCCGTTTCTCTTCGTAGGAAATGATCTGCACGATCGGCTGTCCCGCCTGCAGCGAATCCTTAATTTGGTTAATGGACTGGTTCATCGCCGACCTCCCGCGCGGCCGCGCGTTTGATTTTCCATGCGTTCATGGGTGCCTCGTCAGCCGATCCTGAAATTGAGGGCTTTGGAGATAATGGAAAATTCGGCCGGCAATTTCCCGCCCATTTCGCCGTCGTATTCGGTATATACCTCTTCCTGCGACTCGACCTTGATATGCCGGGCTTTGAGCATGAAGACTTTCGGGTTTTTGGCGATCGTCCCGGAGTACAAAAGCGGGGTGTTGCGGATGATCTCCAGCTTTTTCATGTCTCCGACCAGCACCAGGTCGAAAAAACCGTCATCGGCTTCGGCTTGCGGGGCGATGATCATGCCGCCGCCGAAAATCCGGCCGTTGGCCACGGCGCCGATCAGGTATTCGCCCTGCAGCTGCTCCCTGCCGTCGACGGTCAGGGTGACGGTCTTGCTGCGGTAGGTCATCAGCGTGGCCAGGAGGCCGCGGTAATAGGTCAGGGCGCCGCGCCGACCCGACTGCACGTTGGCGATCCTGCGGATCACCTCGGCGCCCAGTCCGAAATCGGCGACATTGATGAAATACTGCTCGTGCGCCGAGGCGCCGCCATAGCTGATTTTGCCGATATCGATTTTTTTGTTTTTCGCGTTCTTGATCAGCGCCGCCGATTTTTCGAACTCCCGGGGGACTTTCATGAAGCGGATGAAATCCGATCCCGTGCCGGAGGGGATCATGCCCAGGGCGGCATCCTGGTTGATGGTTTTTCCGGAGTAATCGCTGAAAAAACCGCTGCTGATTTCGTTCATCGTACCGTCGCCGCCGACGCCGATGATCAGGTCGAAGCCGTCCTTGATCAGTGCCCTGGCGATCTCCGTCGCCTGGAGAGGTTTTTCAGTGAAAACATATTTGAATTCCCGGAAATGCGCTTTGATCGCCAGGCGGATCGTTTCCCATTTTCTTTCGGTTTGACCGCGGGCGGAGAAAGGATTGACGATGACATGGACTTTATTCATGCGGAGTCTCCGCCGGGCGGTAAAAGAATTTTCTGGCGATCAGCCCGGCGATCCCCCCGGCCGCAATGGCCATGAATACGAACAGTCCGACGCTGAGGATCATGATGGCCTTGAACTGGCCGCTTTGCAGGGTGCGGGTCATGTCCGCGTCCAGCAGGGGAGCGATGGCCTTGGCTTTTTCCAGCAGCGCCTCGAGCTTTTCCTGGGTGATGCCGAGGATGGTCATCAGGCTGAGAAAGGCGAACATGGCGCCGGCGACCAGGCCGCTCAAGGCTCCGGCCAGGAACGCGTCGCCCTTGCCAAGCCCCGGGTTCTCCTTGCCGAGCAGGTAGATGGTCAGGGCGGCGCCCAGCGCGATCCAGAGCATGAAAAAGAGGTTGAGCAGGTTGATGACCGGAAAAATGGAGAGGATGCCGGCCGCGCCGCCTCCCAAAAAAACGCTTTTGCCCAGCCCCTTGATTTGTTTGGCTCTGCTTTCTGACAACGTCGCTTCCTAGTTGATGATCTCGATGGCGCCGGTGATGTCGGCCGGCAGCGTGTCGGTGATGATGGTCTTGCCGGCGGCGGTCGTGTATTTGTAGATTTTCATCCTGGCCGGGGTCGAGACGGAAAAGGTGTAGCTCATCCCCATCAGCGACATCACGCGGCGGATGTACTGCTTGGTTTCCCGGTAAGGGGGGACGCCGTTGTACCTGCTGACCGTGTCTTCGCCGGCGTTGTAAGCGGCCAGGGTCAGGGGAATGTTCTGGTTGTATTTCTGGTAGAGATATTTCAAATGCTTCACGCCGGCTTCCAGGTTGTCGCCGGCATTGTAGCGGTTGTATACCCCGTATTGGCGGGCGGTATCCTTCATCAGCTGCATCAGCCCCACCGCGCCCTTGCGCGAAACGGCAAAGGGGTTGAAGCTGGATTCGGCCTTGGCCACGGCGATGACCAGGTCCTCGCGCAGGTCGTGCTTCTGGGTCAGGGACTGGATTTTTTCCTTGTACGGGACGGGAATCACGGTGGAATGGGAAGAGGGCAGGAAGTCGATGGTTCCCTTGCGGATCGATTCGGGATCCATGGTATTGGTCAATACGATATGGCCGTTCTTGTCCTGGCGGACGATCAGGCCGGCATAAAGGCCGCCGCTGCACAGCCAGGCAACCAAGAGAGCTGCTATTTCACGTTTCATGGCGGTCTTTTAGCAGGCGGCTGATTTTGCCCTTGAATTCCTCCGCTTCGGCGATGGCTTCGCCGCCGGCCTGGGCGAAATCCTTTCGGCCGCCTCCCTTGCCCATAACCATGGGCGCAATCTTCTTGATTATTATATTCGCGTTGAATTCGGCTGTCAAGTTCGGGTGGACCGCGACGGCGATCAGGGATTTCCCCTCCAGGTTGGCAAAGAGGACGGCGATTCCCTGGATGCGGTTCTTGACGGCTTCGGCCAGGTCGCCGAGCTGCTGGCGGTCGGCGATATCGACCTGGCCGATCACGGCCTTGGCACTGTTCAGCTGGAGCGCCTGGCCGATCATCCCGTCAATGTCCTGGCCCACGGCCGGGGTCTCCTTCTTGGACTGTTTTTCCCTTTCGCGCAGGCGCGTTTCCATATTTTTGAGGAAATCGAGGATCGTTTCGGCTTTCTGGCCAAAATGGCCGAGGAGCTGGCCGAAGATATGGAACGTTTTTTGCTGGTACAGGAAGGCCGGCTCTCCGGCCGCGGCTTCGATCCGGCGCACGCCGGCGGCGATAGACGCTTCGCTGACGATCTTGAAAAATCCGACTTCACCGCTGGCCTGCAAATGGGTGCCGCCGCATAGTTCCCTGGAAAAATCGGCCATGGCGACCACCCGGACCGTATCGCCGTACTTTTCATCGAAAATGGCGATGGCGCCGCTGGCGACGGCTTCCTCGTAGCCCTGGACGGTTTTGGCCACGGAGATGTTTTCCCTGATTTTGGCGTTGACCGCATACTCGACTTTTTCCAATTCTTCCGCGCTCAAGGCATTGTAGTGCGTGAAATCGAAACGGAGCTTGTCGGGACCGACGCGCGACCCGGCCTGCTTGACGTGCAGGCCCAGCACCTCGCGCAAGGCGGCTTGCAGCATGTGGGTGGCGGTATGGTGGACGGTGATGTGGCGGCGTCGCTCTTGGTCCACTTCCAGCCAGGCATGATCCTTCAGCCGCAGGGTGCCTTTTTTCAACACCACCTGATGCAGGACGGCGCCGGCCGGCGTTTTCTTGCTGTCAACGACCTCGAAAAAAACGCTGTCGTTCTTGCCGCTGCCGCTGTCGCCGACCTGGCCGCCGCTCTCGGCGTAGAACGGCGTGCGGTCGAAGATGAGGACGCCCTTTTCGCTTTCCTCCATCTGCTGGGCCTCGTTGCCGTCGACGTAGATGGCGAGCAGGCCGGCTTCGAGCTGGAGTTCGTCATAGCCCCTGAACTCGGTCGTCCAGCGCTCGCTGTTCTTTAGCGTGCCGATCTCCTTGCGCTTTTGCTGCAGGCTGAGCCGCGAGCGGTCTTTTTGCCCCTGCAATTCGCGCTGGAAAGCCTCGACATCGATGCCAATGCCCTTTTCCATGGCCAGGTCGCGGGCAAAATCGAGGGGAAAGCCGTAGGTATCGGAGAGGCGGAACAGGTCGCTGCCGGAGAGCAGCGGCTGCTTTTTTTCGCCGGCCGTTTGCAGGAGTTCTTCGAATATTTTCAGGCCGTTGACCAGGGTGCGGTTGAAACGCTCCTCTTCGGCGCCGATCACCTTGCGGATGAACTCCTGGCTGTGTTCCAGCTCGGGATAGAAAGGCTTCATGACGGCGATGACCGCGGCGCTGATCCGGTCCAGGAAATTGCCCTTGAAATTCAGCGCCTTACCGTGCTTGACGGCCCGGCGCAGCAGCCGGCGCAGGACGTAGCCGCGGCCGTCGTTGGCCGGCATGATGCCGTCGGCGATCAGGAAGGTCAGGGCGCGGATGTGATCGGCGACCACGTTCAGGTCGACCTGGAGCGCCGGATCCAGGGGATCGACGCCGGCCAGGGCGGCGGTGTGCTCGATGATCGGCTTGAAAAGATCGGTGCGGTAGTTGCTGGAAACGTTCTGCAGGATGGCGGTCAGGCGCTCCATGCCCATGCCGGTATCGATCGCCGGGGCCGGAAGCGGGAGCAGGGCGCCCGTTTCATCGCGGAAATACTGCATGAAGACCAGGTTCCAGATCTCAACATAGCGGCGGTTGCCGTCAACGAACCCGGCCGCGCCGAATTCCGCGCCGCGGTCGTAATGGATCTCCGAGCAGGGCCCGCAGGGGCCGGTTTCGCCCATCTGCCAGAAATTGTCCTTCTCGCCCAGGCGAACGATCCTCCGCTCCGGGATGCCGATGCCCTCCTGCCAGATGCGGAAGGCTTCGTCATCGTCCTTGAAAACGGTGATCCACAAGCGGTCGGGCGGCAGATGGTAATGGCCGGTGAGCAGCTCCCAGGCGTAGGCAATGGCCTTTTCCTTGAAATAGTCGCCGAAGGAGAAATTGCCGAGCATTTCGAAAAAGGTGTGGTGAAAATCGGTCTTGCCCACCTCGTCGAAATCGTTGTGCTTGCCGGACACGCGCATGCATTTCTGGATGCTGACCGCCCGCTTGTATTCGCGCTTTTCCTCCTGGAGAAATACCCCCTTGAACTGGTTCATGCCGGCATTGGTGAACAGCAGGCTCGGGTCCTTGGCCGGGATCAGCGGCGACGACAGGACTCGCTGGTGCTTTTTTTTGCCGAAGTAATCAAAAAATATGCGCCGGATCTCGGAATGGCTGGCCATTATTCGATTTCCAGCAGATGGTGATCGTGGGTCGGATCCTCGGGCATTTTTTTCGGCTTTTCGCCGTTGCCGATATCGGACATCCTTTTTTCCATTTCCTCCATCGACATGTCCTTGGTGCTCTGGATGCCGATTTTCTTGAGCTTGAATTCGTCGGGGTTGGAGGCCCACTTCAGCGCTTCCTCGAACGAGATCAAGTTCTTGAGATAGAGGAAATACAGCGACTGGTCGAAGGTCTGCATGCCGTACTGCGAGATGCCCTGGGAGATGGCTTCCTTGATCAGCTTGGTCTTCTCCTGGGTCACGATGCAGTCCTGGATGAAGGGCGTGTTGATCAGGATCTCGACGGCCGGCACCCGGCCCTTGCCGTCGCTGCGCGGCAGCAGCCTCATGGAGATGATCGACTTCAGGACCGACGCCAGCTGGATGCGGATCTGCTTCTGGTGATGGGGAGGGAACATGGAGATGATGCGGTTGATGGTTTCCGGGGCATCCAGGGTGTGCAGGGTAGAGAGGACCATGTGGCCGGTTTCGGCGGCCAGCAGCGCGGTCTCGATGGTCTCCAGGTCACGCATTTCTCCGACCAGGATGACGTCGGGATCCTGGCGCAGGGCGCTGCGCAGGGCCTTGGCGAAATCGTTGGTGTCCGAGCCGACCTCCCTCTGGTTGATGATGCTCTTTTTATCGCGGTGCAGGTATTCGATCGGGTCTTCGATGGTGACGATATGCTCGTTGCGGTGGAGGTTGACGTAGTCGATCATGGCGGCCAGCGAGGTGGATTTGCCGCTGCCGGTCGTTCCGGTGACCAGGATCAGGCCGCGCATCTCCTGGGAAATCTTTTCGAGCACCAGCGGCAGGTTCAGGTCGACGATGCTTTTGATCTGGGTGGGAATGATCCGTAAGACCATGCCCACGGCGCCGCGCTGGTAAAAGACATTGCAGCGGAATCGTCCCAGGCCGGGGATGCTGTAGGCCATGTCGATCTCGTGTTCGCGCTTGAATTTTTCCTTTTGCTCGCTGTTCATTATGGCGAACGCCATGGCGATCGTGTCTTCGGGCATCAGGCGCTTCAGTTCGACCAGCGGATGCAGGGTGCCGTCGATGCGGATCACCGGGTGGTTGCCGACCTTGAGATGCAAATCCGACGCATTTCGTTCAACGCTGATTTTCAGCAGATCGTCAATGCTCATGAATGACTCCCATTTTGTTTAGCAATTATACTTAATTTATTATACAACAACTGGCCGCAAACACAAAAAACAAACATCCTGCACGCTCGCTTTTTTGCCTTGCCCAAGCTGTTTCTGTTATAATTGGCGCATGCGGATATGGACGACTCCGGCGATGATCTGCCTGCTGCTGACGGCCGTTTCCTGTTCGGCCGGGAAAAGCATCCGCAGCGAACCTCCATCCCCCAAGGGGACGGTCGTAGACGCCCAGCCCCCCAAGGGGACGGTCGTAGACTCCCAGCCCTCCGAGCCGGCTCCCAAGGAGGAAATCCGCAGCAGCGATTTATATCAGACGGGGACAGCTTCGTGGTACGGCGATGATTTTCACGGCAGGCTCACCGCCAACGGCGAGAT carries:
- a CDS encoding transketolase, which gives rise to MIKTNPPVEQLCIDTIRTLAMDAVQEANSGHPGAAMALAPAAFTIYNRFMKFNPANPDWPNRDRFILSAGHASMLLYGVLHITGYDLTVEDIKKFRQLNSRCPGHPEHGLTPGVETTTGPLGQGAAASVGFAIAEKWLANYFNRPGYELIDYDIIALAGDGCLMEGISAEAASLAGHLGLDNLIWLYDNNHITIEGKTSLAFSEDVAARFKAYGWHVQAVADANDLAAL
- a CDS encoding heparan-alpha-glucosaminide N-acetyltransferase domain-containing protein, whose amino-acid sequence is MNWKCWKNETVGVIKRVEAVDLFRFLVLFFMIQGHLFRAYLLPAIRQAHWYLVHETLHGMVAPGFLFVSGFAAFLSFHNKRQNYIHLDRAFFKRLRRIMFVIAIGYWIHLPFFSLRKTLWQISQGQAGEFLKTDILQCIGVGLLLFTIIAVILKNEKIVVLFSLLAGVLFFLLPETVKHIHLHPAVDPYFNTDISLFPIFPWAGFLFLGVIVAYVYSLLKKEIFFRLLLVVGVAIFPWFFLHSAQGYFKAELTLGGNLNKAGGVFIVLWFADLLLRKFKGPLLSVLIKAGTESLFVYVLHLFIIFNSIFGFGLNRYFHDSMNVGQALLFFFILQALVFALSYFYNWLKEKHPPAWRVVFYGFWIVFILVFVVRPN
- a CDS encoding DUF362 domain-containing protein, which encodes MKRKEIVLIKETRQNEVVKKIMEAIAPFLSIRSSNRVAIKINLSGAKEIYANTHYETVDSMIRYLRDKYGIAQITVIEGSDGAFFSGKTTWDIFYKFKYKEIEMQGAQLCNLDDLAHDQVLNVETISGPQQVYFCRFPADYLISIVPPKTHNIFPVSLSVPNLIGFVKQEQRVLMFGASNQEMKRINFIHSEKYFQLLQLANRNFVALLKQIQPSLVVIDGLYGMEGKGPIKGSPVFHGFAIASEDAVMADALATHVMGFSGDDVPYLALANSEGLGNNHWQNVIGVDPQTVKFPYRPHPLFQRQRKWREARSRNEGAAGKSPAGTVVDNQPPKGTVVDAQPAENRPEDHEENHSPQN
- the larB gene encoding nickel pincer cofactor biosynthesis protein LarB, producing the protein MKKTIRHKIKALKEGRLSEADFLRWLENLPFSNDIHLKLDFHRKLRRGIPEVIFGQGKNEAQLRSIIAKFREMGENILITRIDGERYRKLRKKCPGLHYHAAARIVTFSAKPEIVNRGKILVLSAGASDEAVAEEAYVSSRFLGNGTDKEYDVGVACLPRVLQMREKFNDYAVIIVVAGMEGALPSVVAGLTSTPIIAVPTSVGYGSSFNGVAALLSMLNSCAGGIAVVNIDNGFGAAYQATLINQKIS
- a CDS encoding Mut7-C RNAse domain-containing protein — its product is MPTPTRFACDVMLGKTAKWLRMLGVDAFYDNRAEDAELKKICLEEARILLTKDVALHDAMPGGSSRLVEAVHPREQLLEIVAAFHLEPAALPPRCLLCNGELAAIEKERVKELVPPYVFRTQERFQRCCHCRKIYWQGTHLGKINTFIETIRKFSG
- a CDS encoding AAA family ATPase — protein: MNQSINQIKDSLQAGQPIVQIISYEEKRVESFLKKLCQQVLKSQNIFFWDSHNGLSGSEVKVANSRDAATALDAALKTAEPAFFVFKDLNTLLRNAPELVRKIRECYLQFKNNKKFLFLLSADDFLPAMLKKEIDIFTFEMPDFEELEGLCLKFMESLEKAGVQIQLSAEEKRSFAVAVQGLTLDEAYKAYMKAFQGQARIHIGLIDKIHQEKKQLILKENVLEFFTHVLTLDDMGGLDKLKDWLQKRKKAFSKEAREFGLDKPKGVLTMGITGCGKSLASKIIATLWNLPLFRLDMNLVYSGIAGPAEEVFARALKTMDSVAPAVLWIDEIESGISDKHTDSASSRILGYFLTWMQEHTSEIFIAATANRIDLLPPELLRRGRFDQIFFIDLPTRKEREEIFTIHLSKRDNDLKKFNIPQLAQITKNWSGSEIEQVIISGMYEAFNENRKLIEDDLFVIFGNSVPMATTMEEQIKKIRSWAHNRAVRASSDKEY
- a CDS encoding diacylglycerol kinase family lipid kinase; the encoded protein is MNKVHVIVNPFSARGQTERKWETIRLAIKAHFREFKYVFTEKPLQATEIARALIKDGFDLIIGVGGDGTMNEISSGFFSDYSGKTINQDAALGMIPSGTGSDFIRFMKVPREFEKSAALIKNAKNKKIDIGKISYGGASAHEQYFINVADFGLGAEVIRRIANVQSGRRGALTYYRGLLATLMTYRSKTVTLTVDGREQLQGEYLIGAVANGRIFGGGMIIAPQAEADDGFFDLVLVGDMKKLEIIRNTPLLYSGTIAKNPKVFMLKARHIKVESQEEVYTEYDGEMGGKLPAEFSIISKALNFRIG
- a CDS encoding lytic transglycosylase domain-containing protein, which translates into the protein MKREIAALLVAWLCSGGLYAGLIVRQDKNGHIVLTNTMDPESIRKGTIDFLPSSHSTVIPVPYKEKIQSLTQKHDLREDLVIAVAKAESSFNPFAVSRKGAVGLMQLMKDTARQYGVYNRYNAGDNLEAGVKHLKYLYQKYNQNIPLTLAAYNAGEDTVSRYNGVPPYRETKQYIRRVMSLMGMSYTFSVSTPARMKIYKYTTAAGKTIITDTLPADITGAIEIIN